In Bartonella machadoae, a single genomic region encodes these proteins:
- a CDS encoding F0F1 ATP synthase subunit B, with amino-acid sequence MFISSVYAQTTEKPIEHIKNVTEHADRVFPPFDFVHFGSHFFWLAISFGLFYLFISRVIVPRIGGVIETRRDRIASDLDQAMRMKQEADIVVETYERKLAEARFQAHVIAQAASEELKEKVEFERKEIEENLEKKLADAEKQIIKIRDKAMQNVGSIAEELALEIVHKLADVNVSKETVRSVIKVADY; translated from the coding sequence ATGTTTATTTCCAGCGTTTATGCACAAACCACTGAAAAGCCGATAGAACATATTAAGAATGTAACAGAGCATGCCGATCGTGTGTTTCCGCCTTTTGATTTTGTGCATTTTGGTTCGCATTTTTTTTGGTTAGCAATTTCTTTTGGTCTTTTTTATCTTTTTATTTCTCGTGTCATTGTCCCTCGTATTGGCGGTGTTATTGAAACACGTCGAGATCGCATTGCATCTGATTTAGATCAAGCAATGCGTATGAAACAGGAAGCAGATATTGTCGTTGAAACTTATGAGCGAAAATTAGCTGAAGCTCGTTTTCAGGCTCATGTCATAGCACAAGCAGCTAGTGAAGAATTGAAAGAAAAGGTTGAGTTTGAACGCAAAGAAATTGAGGAAAATTTAGAGAAAAAACTAGCCGATGCTGAAAAACAGATAATAAAAATTCGCGATAAGGCTATGCAAAATGTTGGTTCTATCGCTGAAGAGCTAGCTCTTGAAATTGTACATAAATTGGCAGATGTTAATGTCAGTAAAGAGACTGTTCGTTCAGTTATTAAAGTTGCGGATTACTGA
- a CDS encoding F0F1 ATP synthase subunit B produces the protein MTDTFWAFVGLLLFFALLVYFKVPQMAVRHLDARAKRIKDELDEALRLREEAQEVLAEYQRKHVEAEKDAQEIIAAAKHEVAAIIAQAHTKAEEYVKNRNKLAEQKIAQAEADAIRMVSSSAIDLAISTARILITKELDSHKAHELIKESFCEETLTKMKTSLN, from the coding sequence ATGACTGATACTTTTTGGGCTTTTGTGGGGTTACTCCTTTTTTTTGCTCTTTTGGTTTATTTTAAAGTTCCGCAGATGGCTGTACGCCATCTTGATGCGCGAGCAAAGCGTATAAAAGATGAACTTGATGAAGCTCTTCGTCTGCGCGAAGAGGCTCAAGAGGTGTTAGCTGAATATCAGCGTAAACACGTAGAAGCAGAGAAGGATGCACAAGAAATTATTGCCGCAGCTAAGCATGAAGTTGCAGCTATTATTGCACAGGCTCATACAAAAGCGGAAGAATATGTAAAGAATCGTAATAAATTGGCGGAGCAAAAAATTGCTCAAGCAGAAGCTGATGCAATACGTATGGTTTCCTCATCTGCTATCGATTTGGCGATTTCCACTGCTCGTATACTTATTACAAAAGAGTTAGATTCTCATAAAGCCCATGAACTCATCAAGGAGTCTTTTTGTGAAGAGACTCTTACTAAAATGAAAACATCTCTTAATTAA
- a CDS encoding phytoene/squalene synthase family protein, whose product MINSLPYCFDILRAADRDRYISVLFAPKKKRRALAALYAFNVEIARIRETVHDPLIGEIRLRWWYDSIANGEMQENKNNPILNDLLTAITVFNLPKTAFLRYCDAQILDLYHNPIETLHDLESYCCETANIILQLSCQILDPNVAPDFTDVYKYGGIAQGFSGVLRLLSFMQSRYQYYLPTDMLKAVGVDRKDLEGNRVNDEQKCCIVEAMVAVTRSHYAKFYEYSKTLPRILKPAFLPLAIVPASLQKAVQLGAGVFQESAVLPLIRRYWLITKAAISGNFPRAL is encoded by the coding sequence ATGATAAATTCTCTTCCTTATTGTTTTGATATTTTGCGTGCTGCTGATCGTGATCGCTATATATCAGTTTTATTTGCTCCTAAAAAAAAGCGTAGAGCATTAGCTGCTCTTTACGCTTTTAATGTGGAAATTGCTCGTATTCGCGAAACTGTGCATGATCCACTTATAGGTGAGATACGATTACGTTGGTGGTATGATTCTATTGCTAATGGTGAAATGCAAGAGAATAAAAATAACCCAATTTTAAATGATTTATTGACAGCAATAACTGTTTTTAATTTACCGAAGACGGCTTTTTTACGTTATTGTGACGCGCAAATTTTAGATCTTTACCACAATCCAATAGAAACGCTTCATGATCTAGAATCTTATTGTTGTGAAACAGCAAATATCATTTTACAACTTTCTTGTCAGATATTAGATCCCAATGTGGCACCAGATTTTACGGATGTCTATAAGTATGGTGGAATTGCTCAAGGCTTCAGTGGTGTGTTACGCCTTTTATCATTTATGCAATCACGATATCAATATTATTTACCGACTGATATGCTAAAGGCTGTGGGAGTGGATAGGAAGGATTTAGAGGGCAACCGTGTCAATGACGAGCAAAAATGCTGTATTGTTGAAGCTATGGTAGCCGTAACGCGAAGTCATTATGCCAAGTTTTACGAGTATTCTAAGACTTTGCCGAGAATACTTAAACCAGCATTTCTTCCATTGGCAATTGTACCAGCATCTCTTCAAAAAGCGGTACAATTAGGAGCTGGAGTTTTTCAAGAAAGTGCAGTTTTACCATTGATTCGTCGTTATTGGTTGATAACGAAAGCAGCAATAAGCGGTAATTTTCCAAGAGCATTATAA
- a CDS encoding peptidyl-prolyl cis-trans isomerase — MLDIMRNATNSWVAKIFLAILLLCFILLWGIPQLRTKGERDLITSGKSTITVDGYRLALADQSARLALASHLGRMFTPNEMQQYKIPAFVFNQLQQNVLFDEQARKMKISLSKDAIARILGADNMFQMNGAFDHNLLRNYLQHLQINENNFLDYYAQKERRNQLISAPLAGMKAPDLFYKAFALYQKEARIADYLVIDLKEKEINSNPDQETLQKWFEAHKSELRAPEYRTVSLLSMTADEIVKPEDISADEARVYYTQNTSRFMNPEKRTIEELRFSTREAADNAAKKIAGGLSFDELVKAENKTLNEIKKGPLTESELPSHLASEIFELKQGQVSTVINDLQGPVIIRLTHIEPSAPLPFEKVEENIRQTLAQNRAVDAIRNNYTAIENARFEGASLKEIAEQYKLPLRTMTIDKTGKTVEGETLTDLPQKDILLNALYQANEGVDLDPLTLQKGGYLWYKVDKIIPERDRTLEEAKQEALSQWRNEEIQRLLDEKAQNALKQLAEGKSLISLAHTLDVKKQTTQTIHRQDSSEIFGVEGVRALFSGPKGHYGMVKGPVATNRIVYQIKTVTMPTDITPHTLSPDIRTKIDSVIREDLRLEMLQVANEEHPLEINSTLYNQIFNTFP, encoded by the coding sequence ATGCTTGATATCATGAGAAATGCTACGAATTCTTGGGTTGCCAAGATTTTTCTTGCTATTTTGCTCTTATGCTTCATCCTTTTATGGGGAATACCACAGTTACGCACAAAAGGTGAAAGAGACCTGATTACCTCTGGAAAGTCTACAATAACTGTCGATGGTTATCGCCTCGCACTTGCTGATCAAAGCGCACGTTTAGCACTCGCATCTCATCTTGGGCGAATGTTCACACCAAACGAAATGCAACAATACAAAATCCCCGCTTTTGTTTTTAATCAATTACAACAAAATGTCCTGTTTGATGAACAAGCGCGTAAAATGAAAATTAGTCTCTCAAAAGATGCAATAGCTCGTATTCTTGGGGCTGATAATATGTTTCAAATGAATGGAGCCTTTGATCACAATTTGCTTCGTAACTATCTGCAGCATCTACAGATCAACGAAAATAATTTTCTTGATTATTATGCCCAAAAAGAAAGGCGTAACCAGCTCATTTCCGCTCCACTAGCCGGTATGAAAGCACCAGATCTTTTTTATAAAGCATTCGCTCTTTATCAAAAAGAAGCCCGCATCGCTGATTATCTCGTTATTGATCTCAAAGAGAAGGAAATAAATTCCAACCCTGATCAAGAAACACTGCAAAAATGGTTTGAAGCACATAAAAGTGAACTTCGTGCTCCAGAGTACCGTACTGTTTCTTTGTTATCGATGACCGCAGATGAGATTGTAAAACCCGAAGATATTTCAGCAGATGAAGCGAGAGTTTATTATACACAAAATACCTCACGTTTTATGAATCCTGAAAAACGCACCATTGAAGAATTGCGATTCTCTACACGTGAAGCTGCCGATAATGCAGCAAAAAAAATAGCCGGTGGATTGAGTTTTGATGAACTGGTTAAAGCGGAAAATAAAACTCTCAATGAGATAAAAAAGGGGCCTCTGACCGAAAGCGAACTTCCTAGTCATCTCGCATCTGAAATCTTTGAACTCAAACAAGGACAAGTCAGTACTGTCATCAATGATTTACAAGGTCCTGTTATCATTCGCTTAACACATATTGAACCTTCAGCCCCTCTTCCCTTTGAAAAAGTGGAAGAAAATATTCGCCAAACACTTGCTCAAAATCGTGCTGTAGATGCTATACGTAACAATTATACAGCAATCGAAAACGCCCGTTTTGAGGGAGCTTCTCTCAAAGAAATTGCTGAGCAATATAAATTACCTCTGCGTACAATGACTATTGATAAGACAGGCAAAACAGTTGAAGGTGAAACACTCACAGACTTACCCCAGAAAGATATTTTATTGAATGCACTCTATCAAGCAAATGAAGGAGTCGATCTTGATCCTCTTACCCTTCAAAAAGGCGGATATCTCTGGTATAAGGTCGATAAAATTATTCCAGAACGCGATAGAACACTTGAAGAAGCTAAGCAAGAAGCGCTTTCTCAATGGAGAAATGAGGAAATTCAGCGACTTCTTGATGAAAAAGCCCAAAATGCTCTCAAACAACTCGCTGAAGGGAAAAGTTTGATTTCTCTTGCCCATACACTTGATGTTAAAAAACAAACAACACAAACCATACATCGTCAGGATTCATCTGAAATCTTTGGAGTTGAAGGTGTTAGAGCATTATTTTCTGGTCCGAAAGGTCATTATGGCATGGTAAAAGGCCCAGTTGCGACAAATCGTATTGTTTATCAAATAAAGACCGTAACCATGCCTACCGACATCACCCCTCATACCCTTTCACCTGATATCCGTACCAAGATAGATAGTGTAATAAGAGAAGATCTAAGACTAGAAATGCTGCAAGTTGCCAATGAAGAACATCCTTTGGAAATTAACAGCACTCTTTATAATCAGATCTTTAACACTTTCCCGTAA
- the tpiA gene encoding triose-phosphate isomerase, with product MSPNIRPFIAGNWKMNGTGESLGELRAIAAGVSSDLGRLFEALICVPATLLSRASDTLGGENLLLGGQNCHFDDHGPYTGDISAFMLKEAGASHVIIGHSERRTLYQENDAIVCAKVRAAWRAGLVALVCIGETLEERKSHKVLDVLERQLEGSLPDGVTAENMIIAYEPVWAIGTGNTATSADVAEVHHFIRDEMRSRFGDEGNKIRLLYGGSVKPSNAFELLSTDHVNGALIGGASLKATDFLTICDVYRKL from the coding sequence ATGTCTCCAAATATTCGGCCTTTTATTGCTGGAAATTGGAAAATGAATGGAACTGGTGAATCGCTTGGAGAATTGCGTGCCATTGCTGCTGGTGTGAGCTCTGATTTAGGCCGTTTATTTGAGGCGCTTATTTGTGTTCCAGCAACACTTTTATCGCGGGCTTCTGATACGTTAGGTGGTGAGAACCTTTTGTTAGGAGGGCAAAATTGTCATTTTGATGATCATGGCCCTTATACTGGAGATATTTCAGCTTTTATGCTTAAAGAAGCAGGGGCGAGCCATGTCATTATTGGCCACTCAGAGCGCCGTACACTTTATCAGGAAAATGATGCGATTGTTTGTGCTAAAGTGCGAGCAGCATGGCGAGCAGGTCTTGTTGCTCTTGTTTGTATTGGTGAAACATTAGAGGAGCGAAAAAGTCATAAAGTACTGGATGTGCTTGAAAGACAGCTTGAGGGGTCTTTGCCAGATGGCGTAACAGCAGAGAATATGATTATTGCTTATGAACCAGTATGGGCTATAGGAACAGGCAATACGGCGACTTCAGCAGATGTAGCAGAAGTACATCATTTTATACGTGATGAGATGCGCTCTCGTTTTGGTGATGAAGGAAACAAGATACGTTTGCTTTATGGTGGATCAGTAAAGCCATCCAATGCATTTGAGCTTTTGAGTACTGACCATGTTAATGGGGCTCTGATAGGTGGAGCAAGCTTGAAAGCAACGGATTTTTTAACTATTTGCGATGTTTATCGTAAATTATAA
- the secG gene encoding preprotein translocase subunit SecG, whose product MQTVLIVIHFLVVITLVGVILIQPSEGGGLGASSGSGLMKTRGTKNPLTRLTAILAGCFFAVSIGLTVVGSISNSSSDILKRIPVNSEQNTNKGTEGIPSSDGKAQPSILEQLGGDSTSPQEQKKSTVPEAENPVPTVHENPVPDNSTK is encoded by the coding sequence ATGCAAACAGTACTTATTGTTATCCATTTTTTGGTTGTTATTACTTTAGTTGGTGTGATCTTAATTCAGCCTTCGGAAGGTGGCGGGCTTGGTGCGAGTAGTGGTTCTGGATTGATGAAAACGCGTGGGACCAAAAATCCACTAACACGTTTAACCGCTATTTTAGCAGGGTGTTTTTTTGCAGTGTCTATAGGACTTACCGTTGTGGGGAGCATATCAAACTCGAGTTCTGATATTCTCAAGCGTATTCCAGTTAACTCAGAACAAAATACAAATAAAGGGACTGAAGGGATTCCCTCATCGGATGGTAAGGCTCAACCTTCTATTCTTGAACAGCTAGGGGGCGATTCAACATCTCCTCAGGAACAGAAAAAATCTACAGTTCCTGAAGCTGAAAATCCAGTTCCAACGGTTCATGAAAATCCAGTTCCGGATAACAGTACAAAATAA
- a CDS encoding CTP synthase, which produces MARYVFITGGVVSSLGKGIAAAALAALLQARGYRVRLRKLDPYLNIDPGTMSPYQHGEVFVTDDGAETDLDLGHYERFTGCSANSQDNITTGRIYQNIIERERRGDYLGATVQVIPHVTDEIKKFITTGNEDFDFVLCEIGGTVGDIEAMPFLEAIRQLHNELPRQNVVYVHLTLMPYIPSAGELKTKPTQHSVKELQSIGIAPDILLVRADRSIPETERSKLSLFCNVHSNAVIQALDMPTIYDVPMAYHKEGLDSAVLSAFGMHTTPKPQMNRWEEITHRIHHPEGEVIIAVVGKYTGLKDAYKSLTEAIAHGGLANKVKVNIEWIDAELFEREDPASTLQKVHGILVPGAFGARGAEGKIRAIQFARERKVPFLGICFGMQLACIEAARNIAQIENASSSEFCETNNPIVGLMREWLKGDILEKRTQCSNLGGSMRLGAFPAELKENSHIAKIYGMTRISERHRHRYEVNIDYKDELEQCGLIFSGMSPDGILPEAIEYADHPWFIGVQYHPELKSRPFDPHPLFSSFIEATIEQSRLV; this is translated from the coding sequence ATGGCACGTTATGTTTTTATTACTGGTGGTGTGGTTTCCTCTCTTGGAAAAGGCATTGCAGCAGCGGCATTAGCTGCATTATTGCAGGCGCGCGGATATCGTGTACGGCTTCGCAAGCTTGATCCTTATTTAAATATTGATCCAGGGACGATGTCTCCTTATCAACATGGTGAGGTTTTTGTAACCGATGATGGTGCAGAAACGGATCTTGATCTTGGTCATTATGAGCGTTTTACTGGATGCTCTGCAAATAGCCAAGACAATATTACGACAGGGCGCATTTATCAAAATATCATTGAACGCGAACGACGTGGTGATTATTTGGGGGCAACAGTCCAAGTAATTCCTCATGTCACTGATGAAATTAAAAAGTTCATTACCACCGGAAATGAAGACTTTGATTTTGTGTTGTGTGAAATAGGTGGGACGGTTGGTGATATTGAAGCAATGCCTTTTCTAGAAGCGATTCGTCAGCTTCATAATGAATTACCAAGACAAAATGTTGTTTATGTACATCTCACATTAATGCCTTATATTCCTTCGGCGGGAGAATTAAAAACCAAACCAACACAACATTCTGTTAAAGAGTTGCAATCCATTGGGATTGCGCCCGATATTTTGTTAGTACGGGCAGATCGGTCTATTCCGGAAACAGAGCGGAGCAAATTATCACTTTTTTGTAATGTTCATTCAAATGCGGTGATTCAGGCATTGGATATGCCAACGATTTATGATGTTCCTATGGCATATCACAAAGAGGGGCTAGATTCAGCAGTTCTTTCTGCTTTTGGAATGCATACGACTCCTAAGCCGCAAATGAACCGTTGGGAAGAGATTACACATCGAATTCACCATCCTGAAGGAGAAGTGATCATTGCTGTTGTTGGAAAATATACCGGATTAAAGGATGCTTATAAATCTCTCACCGAGGCTATTGCCCATGGTGGTTTAGCCAATAAAGTGAAGGTTAATATTGAATGGATTGATGCAGAGCTTTTTGAAAGAGAAGATCCAGCATCGACTTTACAAAAAGTTCATGGAATTTTGGTACCTGGTGCTTTTGGAGCACGTGGTGCAGAAGGTAAGATTCGAGCAATTCAATTTGCACGGGAACGTAAAGTTCCATTTTTAGGTATTTGTTTCGGGATGCAATTGGCTTGTATAGAAGCTGCGCGTAATATTGCTCAGATTGAAAATGCATCATCAAGTGAATTTTGCGAAACCAACAATCCAATTGTAGGTTTGATGAGAGAATGGCTTAAAGGAGATATTCTTGAGAAACGGACACAATGTAGTAATCTTGGTGGGTCAATGCGTCTTGGAGCTTTTCCCGCTGAATTAAAAGAAAACAGCCATATTGCCAAGATTTATGGGATGACAAGGATTAGCGAGCGACATCGTCATCGTTATGAGGTCAATATCGATTATAAAGACGAGCTGGAACAGTGTGGTTTAATTTTTTCTGGTATGTCTCCCGATGGTATTTTACCAGAAGCAATAGAATATGCCGATCATCCATGGTTTATCGGTGTTCAATATCATCCAGAGTTGAAATCACGTCCCTTTGATCCACATCCACTTTTTTCTTCTTTTATTGAAGCCACTATAGAACAAAGTCGATTGGTTTAG
- the kdsA gene encoding 3-deoxy-8-phosphooctulonate synthase: MSEPNTIVQVGNVVFSNDAPFSLIAGPCQMESREHAFEMVGRIKTITDQVGIGFVYKSSYDKANRTSLGAARGIGLEKAMAIFSDLKKEFGCPVLTDVHTEEQCTVVASTVDILQIPAFLCRQTDLLIAAAKTGRVINIKKGQFLAPWDMENVLKKVIKSGNLNVMLCERGTSFGYNRLISDMRSLPILRSFGAPVIFDATHSVQEPGGQGNSSGGQRQFVEVLARAAVSVGVAGLFLETHQDPDNAPSDGPNMIRIDHLQRLLETLMEFDYLSKKMN; this comes from the coding sequence ATGTCTGAACCAAACACCATTGTACAAGTTGGGAATGTTGTATTCTCAAATGATGCTCCTTTTTCATTAATTGCTGGACCATGTCAGATGGAAAGTCGAGAGCATGCTTTTGAAATGGTAGGCCGAATTAAGACGATTACAGATCAAGTTGGCATTGGGTTTGTTTATAAATCAAGTTACGATAAAGCCAACAGGACATCCTTAGGGGCGGCACGTGGTATTGGTCTTGAAAAAGCAATGGCTATTTTTTCTGATTTGAAGAAGGAGTTTGGTTGTCCGGTTTTGACTGATGTACATACAGAAGAGCAATGCACGGTTGTTGCTTCTACGGTAGATATTTTGCAAATTCCGGCTTTCCTATGCCGTCAAACCGATCTTTTGATAGCGGCTGCTAAAACGGGACGTGTTATCAATATTAAAAAAGGTCAGTTTTTAGCTCCGTGGGATATGGAGAATGTTTTAAAAAAAGTCATAAAAAGCGGGAATTTAAATGTTATGCTTTGTGAACGAGGAACTTCATTTGGTTATAACCGGCTTATTTCTGATATGCGTTCATTGCCTATTTTACGTTCATTTGGTGCTCCTGTTATTTTTGATGCAACGCATTCTGTTCAGGAGCCCGGTGGTCAAGGCAATTCATCTGGTGGACAGCGTCAATTTGTTGAAGTTTTGGCGCGTGCAGCTGTTTCTGTTGGGGTAGCAGGTCTTTTTTTAGAAACGCATCAAGATCCGGATAATGCACCTTCTGATGGACCTAATATGATTAGGATTGATCATTTACAAAGACTTCTTGAGACTTTAATGGAATTTGATTATCTGTCGAAGAAAATGAATTGA